The Sphingobacteriales bacterium nucleotide sequence TACAATTAAAGGCAATGTTACACTATTAAAATAATCAACAAATAGCGAATAACTAATGCGTAGCTATCTTAGCTAATAAAATATCTTTGCATTATGCAAGATACATTTAGACATCAAGGATTGAGAAAACAATTAGTAAGAGAACTTAAAGAATTAGGAATTAAAGATGAAAAAGTATTAGCAGCAATTCAAAATATTCCAAGACATTGGTTTATCGAGGCATCATTTGAAGATAGAGCGTATGAAAACTCTCCATTTCCAATAGGTTCAGGACAAACAATTTCAAATCCATACACTGTTGCATACCAAACAGAACTTTTAGATGTACAAAAAACAGATAAAGTACTAGAAATTGGAACAGGTTCTGCCTACCAAGCTTGTGTATTAGCATTATTGTGCAATGAAGTACATACAATAGAAAGGCACAAGCCATTGGTGCAAGATGCGACAACAATTATTCAAGATTTAATTCTCAAAAATATATTTCAATATTATGGTGATGGTTTTGAAGGCATAGAAAGTCAAGCACCATTCGATAAAATAATAATTACTGCAGCAGCACCAGAAATACCCAAAA carries:
- a CDS encoding protein-L-isoaspartate(D-aspartate) O-methyltransferase yields the protein MQDTFRHQGLRKQLVRELKELGIKDEKVLAAIQNIPRHWFIEASFEDRAYENSPFPIGSGQTISNPYTVAYQTELLDVQKTDKVLEIGTGSAYQACVLALLCNEVHTIERHKPLVQDATTIIQDLILKNIFQYYGDGFEGIESQAPFDKIIITAAAPEIPKKLLEQLKIGGVLVLPLGKDETQQMLRIQRKDKITFEKEYFDYFTFVPMLKGVK